One stretch of Actinopolymorpha sp. NPDC004070 DNA includes these proteins:
- the ddaH gene encoding dimethylargininase: MPTTASSGNPSHARESARTATRRHYLMCRPTYFAVEYAINPWMHPENAVDTDLAIAQWERLRRTYLDLGHEVSLIDPAPGLPDMVFAANGAVVVDGLAFGSRFRHLERMPEATRYLEWFKTHGVEHGVRDAYLPLSVAEGEGDLLTTPDRILAGTGFRTDPAAHRELAEYVDRPVVTLHLVDPRFYHLDTALSVLDEHNVTYYPDAFAPESRQVLAELYPDAVLAEEADAVVLGLNAVSDGRNVVLPVQATALARKLAERGYVPVPVDLSELRKSGGGPKCCTLEIRPGSVEGGVATAGAAGTAGAAGAGASDAR, from the coding sequence ATGCCCACGACCGCCAGTTCCGGCAACCCCAGCCACGCACGCGAAAGCGCCCGTACCGCCACCCGCCGGCACTACCTCATGTGCCGGCCGACGTACTTCGCCGTCGAGTACGCGATCAACCCGTGGATGCACCCGGAGAACGCGGTCGACACCGATCTGGCCATCGCCCAGTGGGAGCGCCTTCGCCGGACCTATCTCGACCTCGGTCACGAGGTGAGCCTGATCGACCCCGCGCCGGGCCTCCCGGACATGGTGTTCGCCGCGAACGGCGCCGTGGTGGTGGACGGGCTGGCATTCGGCTCGCGCTTCCGGCACCTGGAGCGGATGCCGGAGGCCACCCGCTACCTCGAGTGGTTCAAGACCCACGGAGTCGAGCACGGCGTACGCGACGCGTACCTCCCGCTGTCCGTGGCCGAGGGCGAGGGCGACCTGCTCACCACGCCGGACCGCATCCTCGCCGGGACCGGCTTCCGTACCGACCCGGCGGCCCACCGCGAACTCGCGGAGTACGTCGACCGGCCGGTCGTGACGCTCCACCTGGTCGACCCGCGCTTCTACCACCTGGACACCGCCCTGTCGGTGCTGGACGAGCACAACGTCACCTACTACCCGGACGCATTCGCGCCGGAGAGCCGGCAGGTGCTGGCCGAGCTGTACCCGGACGCTGTGCTCGCCGAGGAGGCGGACGCGGTCGTGTTGGGCCTGAACGCGGTGTCGGACGGCCGCAACGTCGTCCTGCCCGTGCAGGCGACCGCGCTGGCCCGCAAGCTCGCCGAGCGTGGGTACGTGCCGGTGCCGGTGGACCTGTCCGAGCTGCGCAAGTCCGGTGGCGGCCCCAAGTGCTGCACCCTGGAGATCCGTCCCGGCTCGGTCGAAGGCGGCGTGGCCACGGCGGGTGCGGCGGGCACAGCGGGTGCGGCGGGAGCGGGAGCCTCGGATGCTCGATGA
- a CDS encoding GxGYxYP domain-containing protein, which yields MTSNNQYSRRTFGRMVVAGLGAATLPNVLAPGAAQAATGGPAIGVTSTATQSRSGISWPEGQALPHFAPVRALDVVDITGLSGDEKLMLGTLQGLVNRVRPQIYLIGDDATNGEGRLTWLRDLDVSATVHDDFWTLVGKYRGAVRGSVVYDPAVPDSLNVATTLAGLRNLLAVGPELAGTLAKKYGVKVVEDLRGRFTSRIDAYRWQFENLWPQTTHRMLIGLPPLKDVSLPPGLPSYYTTIAKVDAHLHDASNRKVYEFDLTSQLGGDGVWVRFDDAFTDDGWGPAVHQVTLRADGEVVADFVPGTDAEDPYLFDDSNSQTSLGPPLHRFADGSHYFVYGFAPPAGTSKLTLSVEMWNEYVVSVSRTEPARPTKVAFAYLRDYAVANRAMTFWLDPNLDAERELFEQIMSEVQPYTPYLGWFAQDIAGEFGGTELCSKHGVYVLAADWFENLTVHSGARAPISDQQKPAPTLPLENKVYVTFTMSEGDNLQYNEHRLRILWDNPGRGSVPVNWTTNPLLLDAAPNFLSHFQRTATDNDLLVAGPSGAGYIYPTPWPDATFATFTEQTGKYMHATGMGIVYVLNRVDGHDVDLSADKTRAYVSDVEPQGIFLNWSGTTTTRLVEGGTPLATILGVGGVKETKDAIARSAQGWDGTSPRFVSIGVNAWSTTPQDLAEVTASLGPEYRVVRGDQYFDLARKALG from the coding sequence ATGACATCGAACAACCAGTACTCACGGCGAACCTTCGGCCGGATGGTCGTGGCCGGACTCGGTGCGGCGACGTTGCCGAACGTGCTCGCTCCGGGGGCCGCGCAAGCCGCGACCGGAGGCCCCGCCATCGGAGTCACCTCGACGGCCACGCAGTCGCGGTCGGGCATCAGCTGGCCGGAGGGGCAGGCGCTGCCGCACTTCGCGCCCGTCCGCGCCCTCGACGTCGTCGACATCACCGGCCTGTCGGGTGACGAGAAACTGATGCTGGGAACCCTGCAGGGGTTGGTCAACCGGGTCCGCCCGCAGATCTACCTCATCGGCGACGACGCCACCAACGGCGAGGGCCGGCTGACCTGGCTGCGCGACCTGGACGTGTCCGCCACCGTGCACGACGACTTCTGGACCCTCGTGGGGAAGTACCGCGGCGCGGTCCGGGGCAGCGTCGTGTACGACCCCGCCGTGCCCGACTCGCTCAACGTCGCCACCACCCTCGCCGGCCTGCGCAACCTCCTCGCCGTCGGCCCGGAGCTGGCGGGGACGCTGGCGAAGAAGTACGGCGTGAAGGTGGTGGAGGACCTGCGCGGGCGGTTCACCAGCCGGATCGACGCCTACCGCTGGCAGTTCGAGAACCTCTGGCCGCAGACCACCCACAGGATGCTGATCGGCCTGCCGCCGCTGAAGGACGTCAGCCTGCCGCCGGGCCTCCCGTCGTACTACACGACGATCGCCAAGGTGGACGCCCACCTGCACGACGCCTCCAACCGGAAGGTGTACGAGTTCGATCTCACCTCCCAGCTCGGCGGCGACGGCGTGTGGGTGCGCTTCGACGACGCGTTCACCGACGACGGCTGGGGTCCGGCGGTGCACCAGGTGACATTGCGCGCGGACGGTGAGGTGGTCGCCGACTTCGTGCCGGGCACCGACGCGGAGGACCCGTACCTCTTCGACGACAGCAACTCCCAGACCAGCCTGGGCCCGCCGCTGCACCGGTTCGCCGACGGAAGCCACTACTTCGTCTACGGGTTCGCCCCGCCCGCCGGGACGTCGAAGCTCACGCTGTCGGTGGAGATGTGGAACGAGTACGTCGTGTCGGTGAGCAGGACCGAGCCGGCCCGGCCGACGAAGGTCGCGTTCGCGTACCTGCGTGACTACGCCGTGGCCAACCGGGCGATGACGTTCTGGCTGGACCCGAACCTCGACGCCGAGCGCGAGTTGTTCGAGCAGATCATGTCCGAGGTACAGCCGTACACGCCCTATCTCGGGTGGTTCGCCCAGGACATCGCCGGCGAGTTCGGCGGCACCGAACTGTGCTCGAAGCACGGCGTCTACGTGCTCGCCGCGGACTGGTTCGAGAACCTCACCGTGCACTCCGGTGCCCGGGCGCCGATTTCGGACCAGCAGAAACCCGCGCCCACACTGCCGCTGGAGAACAAGGTCTACGTCACCTTCACCATGTCCGAGGGCGACAACCTGCAGTACAACGAGCACCGGCTGCGGATCCTGTGGGACAACCCGGGCCGGGGCAGCGTTCCGGTCAACTGGACCACCAACCCGCTGCTCCTCGACGCCGCGCCGAACTTCCTCAGCCACTTCCAGCGCACCGCGACCGACAACGACCTGCTGGTGGCCGGCCCGTCCGGCGCGGGCTACATCTACCCGACGCCGTGGCCGGACGCCACGTTCGCGACGTTCACCGAACAGACCGGGAAGTACATGCACGCGACCGGGATGGGGATCGTGTACGTCCTCAACCGGGTCGACGGGCACGACGTCGACCTTTCGGCCGACAAGACCCGGGCGTACGTCTCCGACGTCGAGCCGCAGGGGATCTTCCTCAACTGGTCCGGCACGACCACCACCCGGCTCGTCGAGGGCGGAACGCCGCTGGCCACCATCCTCGGGGTCGGCGGGGTGAAGGAGACCAAGGACGCCATCGCCCGGTCGGCGCAGGGATGGGACGGCACCTCGCCGCGCTTCGTCTCGATCGGGGTGAACGCCTGGTCGACGACGCCGCAGGACCTGGCCGAGGTGACTGCCTCGCTCGGGCCGGAGTACCGCGTGGTGCGCGGAGACCAGTACTTCGACCTGGCCCGGAAGGCGCTGGGATAG
- a CDS encoding HGxxPAAW family protein: MSDMSDTSDKHQHESTTQSHHGNTPAAWTTVGLLLAVSVVAGLAIVIGNWWLFFIAAVGGTLVALLAGKIMHVVGLGGPRPPRHSPAEVQEIADASSEGSKIS, from the coding sequence ATGAGCGACATGAGCGACACCAGCGACAAGCACCAGCACGAGAGCACCACCCAGTCCCACCACGGCAACACCCCGGCGGCGTGGACGACCGTGGGGCTTCTGCTGGCCGTCTCTGTGGTCGCCGGTCTGGCGATCGTGATCGGCAACTGGTGGCTGTTCTTCATCGCCGCGGTCGGGGGAACGCTCGTCGCCCTGCTCGCCGGCAAGATCATGCACGTCGTGGGCCTCGGCGGCCCCCGCCCGCCCCGGCACAGCCCGGCCGAGGTGCAGGAGATCGCCGATGCATCCTCCGAGGGCAGCAAGATCTCCTGA
- a CDS encoding Lrp/AsnC family transcriptional regulator: MRLDPVDERIVAMLLEDGRASFAEIGGQVGLSAPAVKRRVDRLRQAGAVTGFTAKVDPRALGWTTEAYVELFCQGKTSPATIRAGVARFPEVVAACTLTGEADALVHILAADIGHFERVLERINAEPYVARTRSSLVLSRLLERPGLTGQETPGQAAGQK, from the coding sequence GTGCGGCTTGACCCCGTGGACGAACGCATCGTCGCCATGCTGCTCGAGGACGGCCGGGCGAGCTTCGCCGAGATCGGGGGACAGGTCGGGCTCTCGGCGCCGGCGGTGAAGCGCCGGGTGGACCGGCTCCGTCAGGCGGGGGCGGTGACCGGGTTCACCGCGAAGGTCGACCCGCGCGCGCTCGGGTGGACCACCGAGGCGTACGTCGAGTTGTTCTGCCAGGGGAAGACCTCGCCGGCGACCATCCGGGCCGGGGTGGCGCGCTTCCCGGAGGTGGTGGCGGCCTGCACGCTGACCGGCGAGGCGGATGCCCTGGTGCACATCCTCGCCGCCGACATCGGGCACTTCGAGCGGGTCCTCGAACGCATCAACGCCGAGCCGTACGTCGCCCGGACGAGGAGTTCGCTGGTTCTCTCCCGGCTGCTGGAGCGGCCCGGGCTGACCGGCCAGGAGACGCCGGGCCAGGCGGCGGGCCAGAAGTAG
- a CDS encoding AAA family ATPase, whose amino-acid sequence MTGYRASDPPSVPAGDAAPVADPEAPGTSAPPRVDCRAAILVNGLPASGKSTLAPRLARALGLPLFAKDVIKETHADVLGVDPPDGRPQRAWNAALGRAASETMWALLAEAPLGAVLESSWRADVRPLVQAGLDRARVARTVEIWCDVPADVSYDRDRARWASRHRIHGARISEAEWTAMVADGRPLAIGPVLRVDTTGPVDVDALTTWCRTHLA is encoded by the coding sequence GTGACCGGGTACCGCGCATCCGATCCCCCATCCGTTCCAGCCGGCGACGCCGCCCCCGTCGCCGATCCGGAGGCGCCTGGAACGTCTGCACCACCTCGGGTCGACTGCCGGGCCGCGATCCTCGTCAACGGTCTCCCCGCCTCCGGCAAGTCGACACTCGCCCCCCGGCTGGCCCGGGCGCTCGGCCTTCCGCTGTTCGCCAAGGACGTCATCAAGGAGACCCACGCGGACGTACTCGGCGTGGACCCGCCCGACGGCCGGCCCCAGCGGGCCTGGAACGCCGCCCTCGGGCGGGCGGCCAGCGAGACGATGTGGGCACTGCTCGCCGAGGCGCCCCTCGGAGCGGTACTGGAGAGTTCGTGGCGAGCCGACGTACGTCCGCTCGTCCAGGCCGGGCTGGACCGGGCGAGAGTGGCGCGGACGGTCGAGATCTGGTGCGACGTGCCCGCCGACGTCTCCTACGACCGCGACCGGGCCCGGTGGGCGAGCCGGCACCGGATCCACGGCGCCCGGATCTCCGAGGCGGAGTGGACGGCGATGGTCGCCGACGGCCGGCCGCTGGCGATCGGGCCGGTGCTGCGGGTGGACACCACCGGGCCGGTCGACGTCGACGCGCTGACCACCTGGTGTCGTACGCACCTGGCGTAG
- the rocD gene encoding ornithine--oxo-acid transaminase gives MLDDLTASAVDRTAEQITLAERYAAHNYHPLPVVAAEAEGAWVTGVDGRRYLDCLAGYSALNFGHRHPAILAAAREQLDRLTLISRAFHHDQFGAFCAELAGLVATSNPAYGATAQASPDVMVLPMNTGAEAVETALKVARKWGYERKGVPDGRATIIVAAGNFHGRTITIVSFSDDPDARDHYGPYTPGFVTVPYGDAGAIADAIDDTTVAVLIEPVQGEAGVIVPPEGYLRDVRRTCTERGVLLLADEIQAGLGRTGTTFACDREGVVPDLYILGKALGGGVVPVSAVAGSPEVLGVVRPGQHGSTFGGNPLACAVGRAVVRLLADGSYQRRAAALGTVLAERLNSLVGKGLVGVRTAGLWAGIDVDPALGTGRDICAALAERGVLAKDTHGSTIRLAPPLVIEQADLEWAVDQLAEVLRTR, from the coding sequence ATGCTCGATGACCTGACGGCCTCGGCCGTGGACCGGACCGCGGAGCAGATCACACTCGCCGAGCGGTACGCCGCGCACAACTACCACCCCCTGCCGGTCGTCGCCGCCGAAGCCGAGGGCGCCTGGGTGACGGGCGTGGACGGCCGGCGCTACCTCGACTGCCTGGCGGGGTACTCCGCGCTGAACTTCGGGCACCGCCACCCGGCCATCCTCGCGGCGGCACGGGAGCAGTTGGACCGGCTGACGCTGATCAGCCGGGCGTTCCACCACGACCAGTTCGGTGCCTTCTGCGCCGAGCTCGCCGGCCTGGTCGCGACCTCGAACCCGGCGTACGGCGCGACGGCCCAGGCGTCCCCGGACGTCATGGTGCTGCCGATGAACACCGGCGCGGAGGCGGTGGAGACCGCGCTGAAGGTGGCCCGCAAGTGGGGGTACGAACGCAAGGGCGTCCCCGACGGCCGGGCCACCATCATCGTCGCGGCCGGGAACTTCCACGGCCGCACCATCACGATCGTGAGCTTCTCCGACGACCCGGACGCCCGCGACCACTACGGCCCCTACACGCCGGGCTTCGTGACCGTGCCGTACGGCGACGCGGGCGCGATCGCCGACGCGATCGACGACACCACCGTCGCCGTGCTGATCGAACCCGTCCAGGGTGAGGCCGGGGTGATCGTGCCGCCGGAGGGCTACCTGCGCGACGTCCGGCGTACGTGCACCGAGCGGGGCGTACTCCTGCTCGCCGACGAGATCCAGGCCGGGCTGGGACGGACGGGCACCACGTTCGCGTGCGACCGCGAAGGCGTCGTTCCCGATCTCTACATCCTCGGCAAGGCACTGGGCGGCGGAGTCGTGCCGGTCTCGGCGGTGGCCGGCTCTCCGGAGGTGCTGGGCGTGGTTCGCCCGGGCCAGCACGGCAGTACGTTCGGCGGCAACCCGCTGGCGTGTGCGGTGGGCCGGGCCGTGGTGCGCCTGCTCGCCGACGGCAGCTACCAGCGCCGGGCGGCGGCTCTGGGCACCGTCCTCGCCGAACGCCTGAACAGCCTGGTGGGCAAGGGACTCGTGGGCGTACGCACCGCCGGTCTGTGGGCCGGCATCGACGTCGACCCCGCCCTCGGCACCGGCCGCGACATCTGCGCCGCGCTGGCCGAGCGGGGCGTTCTGGCCAAGGACACCCACGGCTCGACGATCCGGCTGGCGCCGCCCCTGGTGATCGAGCAGGCCGACCTGGAGTGGGCGGTGGACCAGTTGGCCGAGGTGCTGCGTACGCGATAG
- a CDS encoding DUF2752 domain-containing protein, with protein sequence MPDPTLTRPCGPPAGTAEHPDVVPSDSTLAGIAVLGAAGLGLAAANTVSGGRFGVPCLLHSLTGLDCPLCGTTRMAAAVLHGDLAGALRFNAPALLAILVLAYLWLSWVLERLDVRVRLPRPAPGPRARAALLPAVVAVALVFMVLRNLPWPPFTALHA encoded by the coding sequence GTGCCCGATCCGACCCTGACCCGACCGTGCGGTCCGCCCGCCGGCACCGCCGAGCACCCGGACGTCGTGCCGTCGGACAGCACGCTGGCCGGCATCGCCGTGCTGGGGGCCGCGGGCCTCGGACTGGCGGCGGCGAACACCGTCTCGGGCGGCCGCTTCGGCGTGCCGTGCCTGCTGCACTCCCTCACCGGACTGGACTGCCCACTGTGCGGTACGACCCGGATGGCCGCCGCCGTGCTGCACGGCGACCTGGCCGGCGCGCTCCGGTTCAACGCGCCGGCCCTCCTCGCGATCCTGGTCCTCGCCTACCTGTGGCTGAGCTGGGTGCTCGAACGCCTCGACGTCCGCGTACGCCTCCCCCGTCCGGCGCCGGGTCCGCGGGCACGGGCGGCGCTGCTCCCGGCGGTGGTGGCGGTGGCCCTGGTCTTCATGGTGCTGCGCAACCTGCCCTGGCCGCCGTTCACCGCCCTGCACGCCTGA